A region of Alkalinema sp. FACHB-956 DNA encodes the following proteins:
- a CDS encoding RHS repeat-associated core domain-containing protein: MIQRSFTYDAFGKLVGESGNAGVDTRYRFTGREWDGESQQYYYRARYYDANTGRFIGQDPLGFAAGDSNLYRYVGNSPAMATDPSGEIAVAAVVLPVVAGLAANMLQPEPAQAPMNARDNHPDPNQVLREAATEVALTGGVGLVKKGAEHGLKRGASTALGKALIKGKDKLFKLGGNAADTLSILGKDCIDDLLRSTAKPLSTCFVAGTLVLTETGMTPIESIQKGDRVWSYHHDASTWELRTVLQPLVHEYAGDIITLVVAGEIIQATATHPFWVIGNETLNLRPSATEIPLEEQAYFAGGRWIEAQHL; the protein is encoded by the coding sequence GTGATTCAGAGAAGCTTTACCTATGATGCCTTTGGTAAGCTGGTGGGTGAGTCGGGCAATGCTGGGGTGGATACGCGCTATCGCTTTACTGGACGGGAGTGGGATGGGGAATCGCAACAGTATTACTATCGTGCTCGGTATTATGATGCCAATACGGGACGGTTCATTGGACAAGACCCGTTAGGCTTTGCAGCAGGTGATAGCAATCTGTATCGCTATGTAGGGAATAGTCCTGCCATGGCGACTGACCCCTCGGGTGAAATAGCTGTAGCAGCAGTTGTTTTGCCTGTTGTTGCTGGTTTGGCTGCTAATATGCTTCAGCCGGAGCCTGCTCAAGCACCGATGAATGCAAGAGACAATCATCCTGACCCCAATCAAGTCTTGAGAGAAGCTGCAACTGAAGTAGCCTTAACTGGTGGAGTAGGTCTGGTTAAGAAGGGGGCTGAACATGGCCTTAAACGGGGTGCTTCAACGGCTCTTGGGAAAGCTTTAATCAAAGGGAAAGATAAACTCTTTAAGCTTGGCGGAAATGCAGCAGATACGCTGAGTATTTTGGGTAAAGATTGTATTGATGATTTGTTGCGCAGTACTGCAAAGCCCCTAAGCACATGCTTTGTTGCGGGAACCTTGGTTCTGACTGAAACAGGGATGACTCCTATTGAATCAATTCAAAAAGGCGATCGGGTGTGGTCATATCATCACGATGCTTCAACTTGGGAACTCAGAACTGTTCTTCAGCCGTTAGTGCATGAATATGCGGGAGATATTATTACTCTAGTTGTTGCGGGTGAAATCATTCAAGCAACAGCAACCCATCCATTTTGGGTCATCGGGAATGAAACCTTAAACCTCCGTCCAAGCGCAACAGAAATTCCTCTGGAAGAACAAGCTTATTTTGCAGGTGGTCGCTGGATTGAAGCACAACACTTATAG